The Streptomyces sp. NBC_01353 genome contains a region encoding:
- a CDS encoding MarR family transcriptional regulator, with product MEDRVPVPSPHPAEDVTEHVGYRLKRASVALRTAMDKVLREHDLTVPQYSCLELLDEQPGLSNADLARGTFVTRQSANVVLRGLKDAGLITRPTSADHGRALPVHLTPAGRQRLHAARSAVYAIEERMIKAIPPRRLAALLADLDTMTDALGE from the coding sequence ATGGAAGACCGTGTGCCTGTGCCCTCGCCCCACCCCGCCGAAGACGTCACCGAGCACGTGGGGTACCGCCTCAAGCGCGCTTCAGTCGCCCTGCGGACCGCCATGGACAAGGTCCTGCGCGAGCATGACCTCACCGTTCCGCAGTACTCCTGTCTGGAACTCCTCGACGAACAGCCGGGCCTGTCCAACGCCGATCTGGCACGCGGCACCTTCGTCACCCGGCAGTCGGCCAACGTGGTCCTGCGCGGACTCAAAGACGCCGGTCTCATCACCCGGCCCACCAGTGCCGATCACGGCCGCGCCCTGCCCGTCCACCTCACCCCCGCCGGCCGACAGCGACTGCACGCGGCCCGCAGCGCCGTCTACGCCATCGAAGAACGCATGATCAAAGCCATCCCTCCCCGGCGCCTCGCCGCGCTTCTTGCCGACCTCGACACCATGACCGATGCCCTCGGTGAATGA
- a CDS encoding PIN domain-containing protein — MSGALILDSEGLAKAVHRDREVHEWLTAARDADLPVITSAAVLVEVIHPRINEAALKWTLSRLRVEPVTQALAQSAATLLRSAGLHGHKYAIDAMLCATALTQPGRITILASDVEDITMLTADHPRVAAEKI; from the coding sequence GTGAGCGGCGCGCTCATCTTGGACAGCGAGGGCCTGGCCAAGGCCGTGCACCGCGACCGCGAGGTCCACGAATGGCTCACCGCCGCCCGCGATGCCGACCTTCCGGTGATCACCTCTGCCGCAGTGCTCGTCGAGGTGATCCACCCCAGGATCAACGAGGCAGCGCTGAAGTGGACGCTGTCCCGGTTGCGGGTCGAGCCGGTTACCCAGGCCCTCGCCCAGTCCGCCGCCACTCTGCTGCGCTCGGCCGGGCTGCACGGCCACAAGTACGCCATCGACGCCATGCTCTGCGCCACAGCCCTCACCCAGCCCGGCCGCATCACAATCCTGGCCTCCGACGTCGAGGACATCACCATGCTCACCGCCGACCACCCCCGCGTCGCCGCCGAGAAGATCTGA
- a CDS encoding VOC family protein yields the protein MPATVEGPDFIALQVKDVPAAAAFFEEHLGMRRAPSSPPGAVVFTTNPIPFAVREPLPGVDLDGDTLLGLGVALWLRTANAAQLREQLVAAGVAAVTPVQDSPFGPTFTFTGPGGYLLTVHGG from the coding sequence ATGCCCGCCACCGTCGAAGGTCCCGATTTCATCGCTCTGCAGGTGAAGGACGTGCCCGCCGCGGCCGCCTTCTTCGAGGAGCACCTCGGTATGCGCCGCGCACCCTCTTCGCCCCCCGGCGCGGTCGTGTTCACCACAAACCCGATCCCGTTCGCCGTCCGCGAGCCGCTCCCGGGCGTCGACCTGGACGGCGATACCCTCCTCGGCCTGGGAGTGGCTCTGTGGCTGCGGACTGCGAACGCCGCACAGCTGCGCGAGCAGCTCGTGGCTGCCGGCGTTGCGGCCGTCACCCCCGTGCAGGACAGCCCGTTCGGCCCCACGTTCACCTTCACCGGCCCCGGCGGCTACCTGCTCACCGTGCACGGAGGCTGA
- a CDS encoding zf-HC2 domain-containing protein, with translation MSVEHASMQIIDGYARGDTDIAADEVWALEAHLEACRVCRDRLSAAVTAQAPAVAALVDTVWSGLGPQLTVTATMPRRPRWSAWLSAWMTPVMVPWLAMVVSVTLLALLLDLVGTGSSEVSLVLLLAPVLPVLGVAASWARGLDPAYELTASAPRAGLYLVLRRTASVLAVVVPVLLVAGWVTGMTAAQWLLPCLAFTSATLALGGVVGVTRAAVALVAVWAAVVVAPTLAAGRTAFALQTDGLPVWGLILALGIGVVIARRGAYSVLGAHR, from the coding sequence ATGAGCGTGGAACACGCGTCGATGCAGATCATCGACGGTTACGCGCGCGGCGACACCGACATCGCCGCCGACGAAGTGTGGGCCCTGGAGGCCCACCTGGAAGCGTGTCGGGTGTGCCGTGACCGGCTGTCGGCCGCCGTCACGGCGCAGGCGCCCGCCGTGGCGGCACTGGTCGACACGGTGTGGTCCGGCCTCGGCCCCCAGTTGACCGTCACCGCCACGATGCCGCGCCGGCCGCGCTGGTCGGCGTGGCTGTCCGCGTGGATGACGCCGGTGATGGTGCCGTGGCTGGCCATGGTCGTGAGCGTGACACTGCTCGCGCTCCTGCTCGACCTGGTCGGCACCGGATCCAGCGAGGTGTCACTGGTACTTCTGCTCGCCCCGGTCCTGCCCGTGCTCGGCGTCGCGGCGTCGTGGGCGCGCGGGCTCGACCCGGCGTACGAACTGACGGCCTCGGCGCCCAGAGCCGGGCTGTACCTGGTACTGCGGCGCACCGCCTCCGTGCTCGCTGTGGTCGTCCCCGTGCTGCTGGTGGCCGGATGGGTGACGGGGATGACGGCCGCGCAGTGGCTGCTGCCCTGTCTGGCCTTCACCTCGGCGACCCTGGCGCTCGGCGGTGTCGTCGGCGTGACCCGTGCGGCCGTTGCGCTGGTGGCGGTGTGGGCCGCCGTAGTCGTGGCGCCGACCCTGGCCGCCGGCCGCACGGCCTTCGCCCTGCAGACGGACGGTCTGCCCGTGTGGGGGCTGATCCTCGCGCTCGGCATCGGTGTCGTGATCGCCCGCAGGGGCGCGTACTCCGTGCTGGGAGCCCATCGATGA
- a CDS encoding response regulator transcription factor — protein MCAHILVAEDDTMQAELIRRLLLREGHTAVVVSDGRAAIDEATNRRPDLVVLDLMLPKVDGLGVCRVLRQNGDVPVLMLTARSTEDDVLLGLEVGADDYMTKPYSPRELMARIRTVLRRTLRPADESPVLRAGGVTVDPARHEVTCDGVPVPCTPGEFAILHAMTEAPDRVFSRRQLLEHTRGHDRASTERAIDVHIMNLRKKIEGDPRRPVRLLTVFGIGYKLTGQPS, from the coding sequence GTGTGCGCACATATTCTGGTCGCGGAAGACGACACCATGCAGGCCGAGCTCATACGACGGCTGCTGCTTCGGGAGGGTCACACCGCCGTCGTCGTCTCTGACGGGCGGGCCGCGATCGACGAGGCCACGAACCGCAGACCCGACCTGGTCGTCCTGGACCTGATGCTGCCCAAGGTCGACGGACTCGGCGTCTGCCGCGTGCTGCGACAGAACGGGGACGTACCCGTTCTCATGCTCACCGCCCGCTCCACCGAGGACGACGTGCTGCTCGGCCTCGAGGTCGGTGCGGACGACTACATGACCAAGCCCTACAGTCCACGGGAACTGATGGCCCGCATTCGGACCGTGCTACGTCGCACTCTCCGCCCTGCCGACGAATCCCCTGTGCTCCGCGCGGGAGGCGTCACCGTCGATCCCGCACGGCACGAGGTCACGTGCGACGGCGTCCCCGTCCCGTGCACACCTGGCGAATTCGCCATCCTCCATGCCATGACCGAGGCGCCGGACCGGGTCTTCTCGCGCCGCCAGCTGCTGGAGCACACCCGGGGCCATGACCGCGCCTCCACCGAGCGTGCCATCGACGTACACATCATGAACCTGCGCAAGAAGATCGAGGGCGACCCACGCAGGCCCGTCCGGCTGCTGACCGTCTTCGGTATCGGCTACAAACTCACCGGACAGCCGTCATGA
- a CDS encoding MerR family transcriptional regulator, translating into MEDERPDVLTIGRLALRTGIPVRTLRFWSDEGAVPPVARSASGYRLYDAESVARVELVRTLRELGLGLDDVCRVLSGRTTVVEVADAHVAALDAQIRSLKVSRAVLSTVSKRGSTAEETALMNRLARLSAAERKQIIDEFKEEVFGGLDVDPRVRDHMRTFSIELPDDPSPEQVDAWIELAELVRDPGFRARMRTMLELSTPVPGQSRAPGASIWWARQVVQTVAEVRKRGIAPEGPAAAVVLSELFGDADRAAVLSCLEAGIEAGAERYRRLVARVRGQYSSPDASEELEWLARALRAADQA; encoded by the coding sequence ATGGAAGACGAACGCCCCGACGTGCTCACCATCGGCCGGCTCGCGCTCCGCACCGGCATTCCGGTGCGCACCCTGCGCTTCTGGTCGGACGAGGGAGCGGTGCCGCCCGTGGCCCGCTCCGCGAGCGGCTACCGGCTGTACGACGCCGAGTCCGTGGCCCGTGTCGAGCTGGTCCGCACCCTGCGGGAGCTGGGCCTCGGGCTCGACGACGTGTGCCGCGTCCTGAGCGGCCGCACCACGGTCGTCGAGGTCGCCGACGCGCACGTGGCCGCGCTCGACGCGCAGATCCGCTCCCTCAAGGTGAGCCGGGCCGTCCTGTCCACCGTATCGAAACGTGGTTCGACCGCTGAGGAGACAGCGCTGATGAACCGGTTGGCACGGCTTTCCGCTGCCGAACGCAAGCAGATCATCGACGAGTTCAAGGAGGAGGTGTTCGGGGGTCTCGACGTCGACCCACGCGTGCGTGACCACATGCGCACGTTCAGCATCGAACTGCCCGACGACCCCAGCCCCGAGCAGGTCGACGCCTGGATCGAACTGGCCGAGCTGGTGCGGGACCCCGGTTTCCGCGCCCGGATGCGCACCATGCTGGAGCTGAGCACCCCGGTCCCCGGGCAGAGTCGTGCCCCCGGGGCGTCCATCTGGTGGGCCAGGCAGGTCGTGCAGACCGTCGCGGAGGTCAGGAAACGTGGGATCGCCCCTGAGGGACCGGCAGCGGCCGTGGTGCTGTCCGAGCTGTTCGGCGACGCCGATCGGGCCGCCGTGCTGTCGTGCCTGGAGGCCGGGATCGAGGCAGGGGCGGAACGCTACCGCAGGCTCGTCGCCCGCGTGCGCGGACAGTATTCGTCTCCCGACGCGTCCGAGGAGCTGGAGTGGCTGGCGCGAGCCCTGCGTGCGGCGGATCAAGCCTGA
- a CDS encoding ABC transporter ATP-binding protein: MMTAVSAADVAPTAYAWEIQATGLKVRVGRNRMAVDGLDLSLGTGVHGLLGPNGAGKTTLIRTLATVLRPTEGTLELLGQSTGGMGEHRALRRRIGYLPQEFGYYKRFTVREFVEYMAWLKEVPKADIPGAVQRAVERVGLADRADEKMKALSGGMVRRVGIAQAIVNDPTILLLDEPTVGLDPAQRLRFRELLQELGKDTCVLVSTHLVEDVAAACTDVVLFAEGKLVFQGPPDELASIGGPEHVGDSPLERGYSALLQGPEQARGAW; encoded by the coding sequence ATGATGACCGCGGTGAGCGCGGCCGACGTCGCGCCGACGGCCTACGCCTGGGAGATCCAGGCCACCGGGCTGAAGGTCAGAGTCGGCAGGAACCGGATGGCCGTCGACGGGCTCGACCTGTCGCTGGGCACCGGCGTACACGGACTCCTCGGCCCCAACGGGGCGGGCAAGACCACCCTCATCCGGACACTGGCCACCGTACTGCGCCCCACCGAGGGCACCCTGGAGCTGCTCGGCCAGTCCACGGGCGGCATGGGCGAGCACCGTGCGCTGCGCCGCCGGATCGGTTACCTGCCGCAGGAGTTCGGCTACTACAAGCGCTTCACGGTGCGCGAGTTCGTCGAGTACATGGCCTGGTTGAAGGAGGTGCCCAAGGCGGACATCCCCGGGGCGGTGCAGCGCGCCGTGGAGCGGGTGGGTCTGGCGGACCGCGCCGACGAGAAGATGAAGGCCCTGTCGGGCGGCATGGTGCGCAGGGTCGGTATCGCCCAGGCCATCGTCAACGACCCGACGATCCTGCTGCTGGACGAGCCGACGGTCGGCCTGGACCCGGCGCAGCGGCTGCGCTTCCGCGAGCTGCTGCAGGAGCTGGGCAAGGACACCTGCGTGCTCGTCTCGACCCACCTGGTGGAGGACGTCGCCGCCGCCTGCACCGACGTGGTGCTCTTCGCCGAGGGCAAGCTGGTCTTCCAGGGCCCTCCAGACGAGTTGGCCTCGATAGGCGGCCCCGAACACGTGGGCGACAGCCCGCTGGAGCGCGGCTACTCGGCGCTGCTGCAGGGCCCCGAGCAGGCAAGGGGCGCCTGGTGA
- a CDS encoding RICIN domain-containing protein encodes MNNPTNAGRRGRHRRRRTATALLLGVPATVVPYLLFVQDDSQAATVDDSAYYKLVSVRSGKVLDVNAFSTADGTRIQQWTDQTTANQQWRLRSTGDGYYELVNRNSGKALGIAGDSTAQAAAAEQQTDSSSASQEWRIDDVSGSDAVTFTSRASGLVLDVSGGSTAQGAAIIQYPDRGSTNQQWKLVKVTDAQTAEAGPYTWRNAQVVGGGYVTGLVFHPREKGLLYARTDMGGAYRWDTGAEQWIPLTDWVGEKDWNLLGIDGVATDPVDPGRLYLAAGTYTNEWAGNGALLRSTDRGRTFQRTDLPFKLGGNEDGRGAGERLVIDPSDNRILLLGTRKNGLWRSTDHGATWRQVSSFPVRDGASSGAGISFVTYGPAGSKTIYVGVADRSTSLYRSTDGGSTWQAVPGQPTGQLPQHGVLSGDGSLYLTYTNALGPNGVTAGSVWKHTPSGGTWKDITPSRGSYGFSGLAVDPRKPSTVMVTTLDRWWPEDEIYRTTDGGTTWKALADKSVRNASSAPYVGTHTGHWMTALAIDPFDSGHVLYGTGNGIWRSKDATATDSGGTSHWTVGARGLEETALMDAIAPPGGATVITAMGDQGGFRHDDLTKVHAGRLNNPMMTNSTDIDFAQANPSMMVRVGRGGAQDGAYSTDGGVSWSGFTSEPVAGAQDGRVALAADGSAIVWTESGQVPYRSTDKGASWSKVSGLRTDAVVVADRSSAKTFYSLVGGTLYASTDGGATFTARATNLPTGRLTAVPGVAGDLWIAGSAKGLLHSTDGGRTFTTLTTVQSVSALGFGKAAPGTSYQALYLIGTVKDVTGVFRSTDKGATWLRVNDDARQWGSIGGVGVITGDPDTFGRVYVGTNGRGLQYGDPS; translated from the coding sequence ATGAACAACCCCACCAACGCCGGGCGCCGCGGACGTCACCGCCGTCGCAGGACCGCCACCGCTCTGCTGCTCGGTGTGCCCGCCACCGTCGTGCCGTACCTCCTGTTCGTGCAGGACGACTCGCAGGCCGCGACGGTCGACGACAGTGCCTACTACAAGCTGGTCTCGGTGCGCAGCGGCAAGGTGCTGGACGTCAACGCCTTCTCCACCGCCGACGGCACCCGCATCCAGCAGTGGACTGATCAGACCACCGCCAACCAGCAGTGGAGGCTGAGGTCCACCGGGGACGGCTACTACGAGCTGGTGAACCGCAACAGCGGCAAAGCGCTCGGCATAGCGGGCGATTCGACCGCGCAGGCGGCTGCCGCCGAGCAGCAGACCGACAGCTCCTCCGCCTCCCAGGAGTGGCGGATCGACGACGTGAGCGGTTCCGACGCCGTCACCTTCACCTCCCGCGCGAGCGGCCTGGTCCTGGATGTCTCAGGTGGTTCCACGGCCCAGGGCGCGGCGATCATCCAGTATCCCGACAGGGGCAGCACCAACCAGCAGTGGAAGCTGGTGAAGGTGACCGACGCCCAGACGGCTGAGGCCGGCCCGTATACGTGGCGGAACGCCCAGGTGGTGGGCGGCGGTTACGTCACCGGGCTGGTGTTCCACCCGCGGGAGAAGGGCCTGCTGTACGCGCGTACCGACATGGGTGGCGCCTATCGCTGGGACACCGGTGCCGAGCAGTGGATCCCGCTGACGGACTGGGTCGGTGAGAAGGACTGGAACCTGCTGGGCATCGACGGGGTGGCCACCGACCCCGTTGACCCGGGTCGGCTCTACCTGGCGGCGGGCACCTACACCAACGAGTGGGCCGGCAACGGCGCACTCCTGCGCTCCACCGACCGGGGCCGCACCTTCCAGCGCACCGACCTGCCGTTCAAGCTGGGCGGCAACGAGGACGGCCGCGGGGCGGGCGAACGGCTCGTGATAGACCCCTCGGACAACCGCATCCTGCTGCTGGGCACCCGCAAGAACGGCCTGTGGCGCAGCACCGACCACGGCGCGACATGGAGGCAGGTCTCTTCGTTCCCCGTCAGGGACGGAGCGAGCAGCGGCGCGGGCATCTCCTTCGTGACGTACGGTCCGGCCGGCAGCAAGACGATCTACGTCGGAGTCGCCGACAGGTCCACCTCTCTCTACCGCTCCACCGATGGCGGCAGCACCTGGCAGGCCGTCCCCGGCCAGCCCACGGGCCAGTTGCCGCAGCACGGCGTGCTCTCCGGTGACGGCTCGCTGTACCTGACGTACACCAACGCCCTCGGACCCAACGGCGTGACGGCGGGCTCGGTCTGGAAGCACACGCCGTCCGGTGGGACTTGGAAGGACATCACCCCGTCCCGCGGCTCGTACGGGTTCTCCGGGCTGGCCGTCGACCCGCGCAAGCCGTCCACGGTGATGGTCACCACCCTCGACCGCTGGTGGCCCGAGGACGAGATCTACCGCACCACCGACGGCGGCACGACCTGGAAGGCACTGGCGGACAAGTCGGTGCGGAACGCCTCCTCCGCTCCGTACGTCGGCACCCACACCGGGCACTGGATGACCGCCCTGGCCATCGACCCATTCGACTCCGGGCACGTGCTGTACGGCACCGGCAACGGCATCTGGCGCAGCAAGGACGCCACCGCCACCGACAGCGGCGGCACCAGCCACTGGACCGTCGGAGCGCGGGGCCTTGAGGAGACCGCGCTGATGGACGCGATCGCCCCGCCCGGCGGTGCCACCGTCATCACGGCCATGGGCGACCAAGGCGGCTTCCGCCACGACGACCTGACCAAGGTGCACGCCGGGCGGCTGAACAACCCGATGATGACCAACAGCACCGACATCGACTTCGCTCAGGCCAACCCCTCGATGATGGTCCGTGTCGGCCGTGGCGGCGCGCAGGACGGCGCCTACTCCACCGACGGCGGCGTCAGCTGGAGCGGCTTCACGTCAGAGCCGGTGGCCGGCGCCCAGGATGGCCGTGTCGCGCTCGCGGCGGACGGCTCCGCCATCGTCTGGACCGAGTCCGGCCAGGTCCCGTACCGCTCGACCGACAAGGGGGCGAGCTGGTCGAAGGTCAGCGGCCTGCGCACCGACGCCGTGGTCGTCGCCGACCGCTCCTCGGCCAAGACCTTCTACTCACTGGTTGGCGGCACGCTCTACGCCAGCACCGACGGCGGCGCGACCTTCACCGCCCGCGCCACCAACCTGCCCACCGGCCGGCTCACTGCCGTCCCCGGCGTCGCCGGAGACCTGTGGATCGCCGGCAGCGCCAAGGGGTTGCTGCACTCCACCGACGGCGGCCGCACGTTCACCACGCTCACCACGGTTCAGTCCGTCTCCGCCCTCGGCTTCGGCAAGGCCGCACCCGGCACCTCCTACCAGGCCCTGTACCTGATCGGCACGGTCAAGGACGTCACCGGAGTGTTCCGCTCGACGGACAAGGGCGCCACCTGGCTCCGCGTCAACGATGACGCCCGCCAGTGGGGCAGCATCGGTGGCGTCGGCGTCATCACCGGCGACCCCGACACCTTCGGCCGCGTGTACGTCGGCACCAACGGACGCGGCCTCCAGTACGGCGACCCGTCCTGA
- a CDS encoding HAMP domain-containing sensor histidine kinase, translating into MPWRKSLLVRLLLTSIAIAVLSVGATAWLAVQTTTRAIQEERGQVLSDDTEILRQLSGFAATHADWSGVQTSVHSLSRTMGRRIALATEDGRTIADSATPGTALPARASATVDPQNTDTYTEPGAQLAGIDPRAVGPYLLPAAERARVKALAGKRLTCMRANMSDGSIRQLPSGRSLVIADGGEASVPSECADGALNTPTHTEQKALDHLSSLTAPCLNLDGGKERAAIPPAGIGTDFVPGATAAADDPGRGFGGSRQTQNCVDDARRAQLDPYVAPRAKLYLGALGQQPAGFDLTPANKARIIGVAGLVLLVTIAMTAGVAIRLVRPLRALTAAAQQPPQQHTRVAITTKDETGYLAAAFNDLTARRQQLEAQRKAMISDIAHELRTPLTNIRGWLEVTRDGLLEPDPDLIASLHDEALLLQHIIDDLQDLAAADAGTLTLHREPVRADDLVAQTVSAHHARAESSEIRLSTRSDPDLHLDADPVRMRQVLGNLTSNALRHTPAGGTVTLTARQAGDLALLTVEDTGSGIATDDLPHIFERFWRAEKSRSRRTGGSGLGLSIARQLVEAHEGTVTVESEPGNGCVFTIKLPRAHHTNRQTP; encoded by the coding sequence ATGCCCTGGCGCAAGAGCCTGCTGGTGCGGCTGCTGCTCACTTCCATCGCCATCGCCGTACTCTCCGTGGGCGCCACCGCCTGGCTGGCCGTGCAGACCACGACGCGGGCCATCCAGGAGGAGCGCGGCCAGGTGCTCTCCGACGACACCGAGATCCTGCGGCAGCTCAGTGGCTTCGCCGCGACCCACGCCGACTGGAGCGGCGTGCAGACCTCGGTGCACTCCCTCTCCCGCACCATGGGACGGCGCATAGCCCTGGCGACAGAGGACGGCCGCACCATCGCCGACTCCGCCACCCCCGGCACCGCCCTGCCCGCGCGCGCCTCGGCAACCGTCGACCCACAGAACACCGACACCTACACCGAACCAGGCGCCCAGCTCGCCGGGATCGACCCGCGGGCGGTCGGACCGTATCTCCTCCCAGCGGCAGAACGAGCACGGGTGAAGGCGCTCGCCGGAAAGCGACTGACATGCATGCGCGCGAACATGAGCGACGGCAGCATCCGACAGCTTCCCAGCGGCCGCTCCCTCGTCATCGCCGACGGCGGAGAAGCATCCGTGCCCTCGGAGTGCGCCGACGGAGCGCTCAACACCCCCACCCACACCGAGCAGAAGGCACTGGACCACCTCAGCTCCCTGACCGCCCCCTGCCTCAACCTGGACGGCGGGAAAGAGCGGGCGGCAATCCCGCCGGCCGGAATCGGAACCGACTTCGTACCCGGCGCCACTGCCGCAGCCGACGACCCCGGCCGCGGGTTCGGCGGCAGCCGGCAGACACAGAACTGCGTCGACGACGCACGCCGCGCACAACTCGATCCGTACGTCGCTCCCAGGGCGAAGCTCTACCTGGGCGCCCTCGGCCAACAGCCCGCGGGCTTCGACCTCACCCCCGCCAACAAGGCAAGGATCATCGGTGTTGCCGGGCTGGTCCTCCTCGTCACCATCGCCATGACCGCAGGGGTCGCGATCCGCCTCGTCCGTCCCCTGCGAGCCCTGACGGCCGCGGCCCAACAGCCGCCGCAACAGCACACACGCGTCGCCATCACCACCAAGGACGAGACCGGCTACCTGGCCGCCGCCTTCAACGACCTCACCGCACGCCGCCAACAGCTGGAGGCACAGCGCAAGGCCATGATCAGCGACATCGCCCACGAGCTACGGACCCCCCTGACCAATATCCGCGGCTGGCTGGAGGTCACCCGTGACGGGCTGCTCGAGCCGGACCCGGACCTCATCGCCTCCCTGCACGACGAGGCACTGCTCCTGCAGCACATCATCGACGATCTGCAGGACCTCGCAGCCGCCGACGCCGGCACCCTGACACTGCACCGCGAACCCGTACGCGCGGACGACCTCGTCGCCCAGACGGTGTCGGCCCACCACGCCCGGGCGGAGTCCTCCGAGATCCGCCTGAGCACCCGATCTGATCCCGACCTCCACCTGGACGCCGACCCGGTGAGGATGCGGCAGGTCCTGGGCAACCTGACCTCCAACGCCCTCCGCCACACCCCTGCCGGCGGCACCGTCACACTCACTGCCCGACAAGCCGGCGACTTGGCCCTCCTCACCGTGGAGGACACCGGCAGCGGCATCGCCACCGACGACCTCCCCCACATCTTCGAACGCTTCTGGCGGGCCGAGAAGTCCCGCAGCAGACGCACCGGCGGCAGCGGCCTGGGCCTGTCCATAGCCCGCCAGCTCGTCGAGGCACACGAAGGAACCGTCACCGTCGAAAGCGAGCCCGGCAACGGCTGCGTATTTACCATCAAACTCCCCCGAGCCCATCACACGAACCGACAAACCCCATGA
- a CDS encoding RNA polymerase sigma factor → MRSVRAALHELDEERLVRLVAKGDRAAFEELYRRTSPWMALRLRRRCADEQIVAEVMQETYLAVWRAAGAFAGAAAGGTAVGWLWTIAARRLVDAFRRRAHHAEPPPAAAPQSLAPAAEEEALAATVGGDVGDALRRLAPELRQVLQAMVLDGLSVRETAVLLGLPEGTVKTRARRARIAMRRTLA, encoded by the coding sequence GTGAGATCAGTGAGAGCAGCGCTGCACGAGTTGGACGAGGAACGTCTCGTCCGGCTGGTGGCCAAGGGCGACCGTGCCGCGTTCGAGGAGTTGTACCGGCGTACGTCGCCGTGGATGGCCCTGCGGCTGCGCCGCCGCTGCGCGGACGAGCAGATCGTCGCCGAGGTCATGCAGGAGACGTATCTGGCGGTGTGGCGTGCGGCGGGTGCGTTCGCCGGGGCCGCGGCCGGAGGAACGGCCGTCGGATGGCTGTGGACGATCGCGGCGCGCCGCCTCGTCGACGCGTTCCGGCGCAGGGCCCACCACGCGGAGCCGCCGCCCGCGGCCGCCCCGCAGTCCCTGGCGCCCGCCGCCGAGGAGGAGGCGCTCGCGGCAACCGTCGGCGGGGACGTCGGCGACGCGCTGCGGCGCCTCGCGCCGGAGCTCAGACAAGTACTGCAGGCCATGGTGCTCGACGGACTGTCTGTCAGGGAGACCGCGGTCCTGCTCGGGCTGCCCGAGGGCACGGTCAAGACCCGTGCCCGCCGGGCCAGGATCGCGATGCGGAGGACGCTGGCATGA